The segment TCCGCACGAAGCTCCCCATTCTTGGTACCAGCCAGCAAAATCTCATCTACCACATGTAAATACCCTTTTAGCACCTCGTTAATCTTTAAGCGAAGCTCCAGGTTGGATTGTCGCAACTCCAATTGGGTTACGATTGCTAGATGGTGATCTGCAGCAAGCATGGTGAAATGTTTTTCAATCAACGTTAATAATTTCTCTGTTGATGTCGATTTTCCTGCAATTTCTTGACGAATCTTTTCGACGAAGAGTCCCATTTTTTCTTGAAAAAGAGAAATGAGGATATCTTCTTTATTTTTAAAGTATAGATAGATGGTACCGTCCGCTACTCCTGCCTGTTTGGCAATCTTAGAAACTTGCGCGTGATGGTAGCCGTTTTCGGCTATGACAATAACCGCCGCATCTATTATTTGCTTATATTTAGGCTTTTGTTGTTTCAACCTATTCGCTCCTTTTAGGAAAATGAATGAATCATCATTCATATTTTCATGATACTGTACCCTGAATGAACTGTCAATCATTATCTTATCATAATTTTCGTGCAAATTACTAATTATTTATTTGGTGAGAAAAGAGCCAATTAAAAAGAGAGGGTATCATCCCTCTCCCCCCGGTCTAACTTATTTTGCGATTTTCTGTTTTTCTTCATCCACAAGTGCTCTTCTCAAAATCTTTCCAACTGCTGTCTTTGGAAGCTCATCTCTGAATTCATAAAGTCTTGGAACCTTGTAGGCAGCTAAGTGTTTGCGGGCATAGGCATCCAGTTCTTCTTCTGTAAGAGTGGCTCCTGCCTTTTTAACAATATAAGCCTTCACGGTCTCACCACGATATGCATCCGGGACGCCTGCCACCACTACCTCCTGGATTTGTTCATGCTCATAAAGCACTTCCTCTATCTCCCGTGGATAGATGTTGAAACCGCCAGCAATGATCATGTCTTTCTTACGGTCTACCACATAGAAATAGCCACGTTCGTCCATATAGCCAAGGTCCCCTGTCAATAACCATCCGTCTTTTAGCACTGCTTCTGTTTCTTCTTTTCTGTTCCAGTAACCCTTCATGATTTGAGGGCCTTTTACAGCAATTTCACCAATTTCCCCGACAGGAGCCAGTTCGCCGTTTTCCATGGAGAGGATGACGGATTCTGTATTTGGCCAAGGAATGCCGATGCTACCAGATACCCTTTCATCCCAAAGGAAGTTTGCATGCGTGACCGGGGATGCTTCTGAAAGCCCGTATCCTTCCACCAACTTCCCTCCTGTTACTCGTTCGAACTGTTCCTGCACTTCAACAGGCAATGCTGCCGAACCACTGATACAGGAATCAATGGATGATAGGTCATATTTTTGAATATCAGGATGGTTCAAGAGAGCGATATAGATCGTGGGTGCTCCCGGGAAAAGCGTCGGCTTCTCCTTTTGGATGGTTTTCAAGGTTGTCTCCGGATCGAATTTAGGCAAGAGCACCATTTCGAAAGCCTGCATGATGGAAAGGTTCATAACAGCTGTCATTCCATACACATGGAAGAACGGAAGGATACCGATGACCTTTTCCTGTGCTTTTTTGCATCGATACATCCATTTTACACTCATCATCGTATTGGAAACGAGATTCATATGTGTCAACATGACTCCTTTAGGAAATCCTGTTGTTCCTCCTGTATATTGAAGCAAAGCAAGATCTTCGTTCGGGTCTATCGGAATATCAATCATTTGTGCTTCTGATTGTTTGATCACTTCCGTAAATAAGTGGTTTTCCCCGCTATGTTCCACTTTAACGACAATCCCATATTGTTTCTTCTGTACAAACGGATACAGCATGTTCTTAGGGAACGGTAGATAGTCCTTTATTCCCGTGACAATGACATGCTTCAATTTTGTCAGCGCTTTCACTTTTGAAACTCTCGGATAAAGAATATCCAATGTGATGATGACTTCCGAACCGGAATCATTCACCTGATATTCGAGCTCACGTTCCATGTAAAGAGGGTTCGTCTGCACGACAATTCCTCCTGCAAACAGGACACCATAATAACTGATAACCGCTTGGGGACAGTTGGGCAGCATGATGGACACCCTGTCACCCTTTTCAATTCCGAGTCCTTTTAAGTAGTTTGCCAGTTTTAAAGATTGATCATACACTTCTTCAAATGTCAGTTTCTTGCCAAGGAAGCTTATGGCCGTTTTTGTTGGGTACTCTTCCGCTGCTTGTTTTAAAAATGACTGCAATGTTCGTTCTTCGAAGTTGATCTCATGAGGTATTTCATCTGGATAAAGTGATAGCCACGGCTTATTCACTACTTGCTCCATTCCATTCCCTCCTCTTTATCGGCCTGTACTACTACAAAAGGCCCATATCTGTTTGTTATAGTATATCAGTAATCCGATGAAAATTATAACATTTTTTTGATTTTTGCAAAAATATAGTTTTGACAGCTATTCAAAAACCCGCATCGTTGTCTTACTTTCTAACAACTGATTGCGGGTTTCAACTTATGAAGGAACTTTTAAATTTCTTTTTTTCTTTTGTTTTTTTCCATAGATTAAATCCGTTAACTTAGGTGCAAAGATAAAAAACAGGATACCGAGCATTGCCGATACTAAAATAAACATGCCGCTGAAAACTTTTGTTGCCCCCGTGGCTATACCGGCTATGACGACAGAGAATTCTCCCCGTGGAGTAAGCGAAAATCCTGCTCTTAATGCCACTCTTTTTGACAGTCCATACCATCTCCCACCAAGCATGCCTACGATTATTTTCCCTACTAGAGCCCAACCGACAAGGGTGAAGAGCAGTCCAACATAAGGGATACCTTCCCCAAGGTTGATGGTCGTACCAAAGTGCAAGAAGAAAATTGGTAACAGTAAGTCTCTTACAGGAAGCGTTACGTTTTCAATGTCATGTGACCGTTTGGTTTCAGCAAGCATGATACCAGCTAAAAATGCACCCAAAACTTCAGAAAGACCTAATAATAAAGCAAGTCCACCATAGGTCAGCGCAATTCCGACCGTCAACAAAATGAACCTATCACTTCCGATCAGTCGCTCAATGAATTTCTCGAGCCTAGAGAACCCAAAACGACCTATCAGCATGGCACCTGCTGTCAAAAGGATAATTTTCCCTAGTAAAATAGCAAAATCCAAACCTGTAATTCCCCCATCGGAGGCCATTCCTATCAAAACGGCAACGATGATTGGCGCTACAATATCTTCAAAGATGAGGATGGCAAGTATGTATTCCGATTCCGCATTTGCAAGCCTCTTTGTACTTTCAAGCAGCTTAGCGGAAATGGAAGAGCTTGTAGCATATAAGACACCACCGATAATGAGGGAAGGCAAGAGGTCTAGTCCAAAGAACAGGCAGATGAAAGTGGAAACTCCCAGATTCAGAACGACATCGAGCAATCCCGGCTTCCAAACCTTAACGGCCATTCCTTTCAATTTCGCTAATGGAAATTCCAGACCCAGCAGGAAAAAAAGAAGCACAATTCCCACCTCGCTTGCGATATGAAGAATCTCATTATCGGAAATGAAGGATCCGATTCCAATTCCTAAAATAATATAAAGGATGACCCCTGGAATTTTTATTTTCCCACCTATATAGCTAATAAGAAAAAGAACCAATAATATGACACCTATGCTCAAAAGTATCGGTGCTCCATGATCCATCAGGAAGTGCCGCCTCCCTCACAAAGCTTGGTAAGCTTTGCAATCTGCGCCTGCTTTCCGCAGATCATCAACACATCACCTTCGTGTAGGATAACATCAATATCTGGAACGGCGATATTGTCTTCCCCTTTGACGATTCCAATGATGGAGGCACCAGTTCTAGTCCTTATCTGGGATTGCCCAATGGTCTTCCCAACAAGGGGCGATCCCTTTTTTACATCGACCCATTCAATGATGATCTGCTTTTTAAACATTTTCATTTTATCCATATCTACAGGCTGGTACATCGCACCCAATAATTGAGCCCCCAGCTCCCTTGTTTCATCCGATGTCATAGAAATGGAAAAGTCCGCTTCATCACTATCAGGGTCATCAAAGAAGTACATTTCTCTTTTACCGGAATGGTGTACAACTAACACGACCATATTACCTTCTGCCGTGATAAAGGATATTTTTTTGCCTATTCCGGGCAGTTCGGTAGTTTTAAATTGCATGTCTTTTCCTCCTAGATAAAAAAGAGAAGGAGGTTCGTCCCCTTCTCCCTGCAATATACAATATTATGCGATTACAAGATAAATGATTCCAATCAAAACAAAAATTACGCACAAGCCTATTAATACTTTCGCTAAAGTTTCCACAGTTTCCTTCTCCTTACCCGATACTTGCCCCTATGATAAATGATAGGCCAACGGAAATGACAAAAGAGATAAAGCCAACTGCCCGGTTGTCATTTCGTATTTCTTCATCGATGTTAAAACTTGGTGTCAAAAATTCAAAAATGAAATAAGCAAACAGCAATAGTAAAAAGCCTGCCGCACCCCATCCTATCATCGTCAGCAACGTGTCATGATCACTGATGGAGTATCGGAAAATATTCGCAATACCCAATATCTTTCCGCCAGTCGCCATCGCTACGGCAAGATTCCCCTTTTTGATTTCTTCCATATTTTTATACTTCGTCACTAATTCAAAGATAGCCAGAAATAAAACAAGACACAAAACCACCACACTGAAATTTGCAGCCGTTCTGACTAATTCATTTTCCCAAAAACTAGACATATCAGGCTCCCTTCCTATTTCAGTTCGACGACGGTTACACCAGTGCCACCTTCAGATGCCTCACCGAATCGATAATTTTTTACAGAACGATGGTTTTTCAGGTAATTTTGGACCCCGACACGCAATGCTCCGGTCCCTTTTCCATGTATGATCGATACCCGGTGGTAGCCTGCCAGTGTCGCATCATCTAGGTATTTCTCCACTCTCATCAATGCATTTTCAAAGCGCTCACCACGAAGGTCAAGTTCTATGCTTACATGATAATCTTTCCCTTTGATGGTTGCCAATGGCTTTGTTTCCACCGGTTTTGGCCTGCTGATGTATTGTATATCCTTTGTTTTCACTTTCATTTTCAGGATGCCGATTTGAACCTGCCACTCTTTGTCCCCCGTTTTTTCTACTAGGTGACCTTTTTGATTAAGACTTAGTACCTTTACTTCGTCTCCTGGCTCAAGAGTTTGATTCGTTGCTTCCTGCTTCTTGGTGGAAGCAGATTTTTTAACAGTTGGCACGGCGCCTTCCAAACGTTTCTTCGCGTCTATCAATTCATGCTCTTTGACATTAGCATGTTGTTCGATTCTCATCTTGCGTAACTCGCGGATGACCTTCTCTGCTTCTTCCTTGGCATCTTCGACCATCTTCTCCGCTTTTGCCGCCGCTTTTTCATAAAGTTTGTCACGCTGCTCATTCAGTTCCTGCATTTGTTGTTCAAGGTCCTCATGCAGTTTTTGTGATGTTTTTCTTAACTGTTCCGCTTCTTTCCATTCCTCTTCCGCCCTTTTTTGAGAGGCTTCTAAAGAGGCAATCATGTTCTCGACTTTGTTGCTGTCCTCACTCACAAATTCTTTCGCCCGGTCAATGACATCCATGCTCAATCCAAGTCGTTTGGATATTTCAAACGCGTTACTTCTTCCTGGAACCCCAATAAGTAAACGATAGGTCGGGCTTAAGGTGTCCACATCAAATTCCACACTGGCATTCACCACACCTTCCCGGTTATAGCCATATGCTTTTAGCTCCGGATAGTGGGTGGTTGCAATGACACAGGCACCACGCTGATACACTTCATCAAGAATGGAGATGGCCAGGGCCGCACCTTCTTGCGGGTCTGTTCCTGCACCGAGCTCGTCAAAAAGAACGAGGCTGTCATGGTCGACTTTTTTTAGGATATCCACAATATTAACCATGTGAGAAGAAAATGTACTTAAACTCTGTTCAATGGATTGCTCGTCGCCGATATCTGCATATACTGCGGAGAATACCCCGACTTCTGAACCGTCTTGTGCCGGCACATGCAATCCGGATTGTGCCATGATGGTCAAGAGGCCCAACGTTTTCAAAGTGACCGTTTTACCACCTGTATTAGGTCCGGTTATGACAATGGAAGTATAGTCCTTTCCAAGCTCAATGGTGTTCGGGACCACTTCTTCTTCTGAAATGAGAGGATGTCTTGCCTGAACCAATCTCACAAATTTCTCATTATTGATTTCCGGCTTGGTTCCACGGATGAATTTTCCGTATTTCGCCTTTGCAAACATAAAATCAATCTCTGCCAAAATACTTACATTTTCAAGAAGGTCCCGCGCAGCTTCTGCCACTTCTCCTGACAATTCAGCCAATATGCGATCGATCTCGAGCTTCTCTTTTACCTTCGCTTCCTGCAGGACATTGTTCAGATCCACTACCTGCTGAGGTTCAATGAACAAGGTCGCACCAGATGAGGATTGGTCATGTACAATTCCTCCATAAGCACCACGGTATTCCTGTTTTACCGGAATCACATAACGCTCATTACGGATGGTGATGATGGCGTCGGATAGCATTTTTTGCGCATTAGATGAACGAATCATGCTTTCTAGCTTTTCGCGCACCCTGGATTCTGTTGACCTTAATTGCTGGCGAATTCCTCGTAATTTATCACTTGCCCCGTCCAACACTTCTCCGTATTCATCTATACAGTTCTTGATATTGCGTTCAAGCTCCGGATAGATGACTAACTGGTCCATATAGCTTTTCATGATCGGAATGGAGATTTCCTCTTCCAGTACCGTTTCCACGAATCGATCAAGCTTGCGCGCCGCATAGATGGTTCCTGCTATATCCAAAAGCTCATGGGTGTTCAATGTCCCGCCAATCTCGGCACGCTTCACATGCGCTCTGATATCTGTGATGCCTCCAAGTGGAACCTCCCCTTTTAATCTAAGAATGGTTGCCGCTTCATCTGTTTGCAGCTGCCTTTCCACAACCTCCTCATAGTTGGTCGCTGGTGTCAGCTGGGCCACTTTTTCTTTTCCTAAGGATGAGGCAGAAAATGTAGCTAATTTATCTTTTACTTTATTAAATTCCAATACCTTTAAAACTCTCGGTTGCACGTACCCATAACTCCCTTCTTTACTTGCTTACGTATGGTGTCGTGTTAAATACTTCTTTAACTCTTCTGGTGACCATGTATTGATCACATTTTCCTTTTTAATCCAGCCTTTTCTTGCCGTGGCCACTCCAATTTCCATGTGATCAAGCATATCAATGCTATGTGCATCTGTATTGATGACAAGTTTCACCCCGGCATCTTGGGCAAGACGCACATAATGGCTGGCAAGATCTAATCTATTCGGGTTTGCATTAAGTTCAAGTGCCGTATTTGTTTCCTTAGCAAGCTGAATCAACATTTCCACATCCACATCATAGCCTTCTCTGCGTCCAATAAGGCGACCTGTCGGGTGGGCAATGATATCCACATGATAATTCTCCAACGCCGTTTTTAATCGCTCCATGATAACTTCCCTTTTTTGTGAAAAGCTTGAATGAATCGAAGCGATGACAATATCCATCTCCGCCATCAGCTCGTCATCATAATCAAGGGAGCCGTCCGGTAGTATATCCATTTCCACACCTGACAAGATGGTGATATCGTCATACTTTTCATTTAACTTCCTAATTTCTGCCTTCTGTTGTCTCAGGCGATCTGGTGTAAGTCCGTTTGCCACTTTCAAATATTGAGAATGGTCGGTGATCGCCATATATTTATACCCTTTTGCACGGTTCGCTTCAATCATCTCTTCTATTGTATGGGCACCATCGCTCCATGTGGAGTGCATATGTAGGTCCCCGCGAATATCATTTAATGAAACCAAAGGGACTTCTCCATTTTCTAACGCATAATCGACTTCCGTTCCATCCTCCCTTATTTCAGGTGGGATGAATGGGAGATTAAAATGTTTGAAGAATTCCTCTTCCGATCCGAAGTGTTTGATTTCCCCAGTTTCAACATCCTCCACACCATATTCACTAATTTTCTCTCCTCGCTCTTTAGCGAGTTGCCTCATGCGGACATTATGATCCTTTGAACCGGTGAAATGGTGAAGAGTCGTGGGAAAACTTAGTGGTTCCACCATACGGAAATCAACGGATACATCATAGTCATATTTTAAAATGATGGATACTTTCGTATCACCATTGGCGATAATCTCTATAACCCTATCCATCTTCACAAGCTGCTCTCGTACCTTTTCTGGATTAGTTGTGGAAATGATAAAATCCAGATCCTTGATCGTTTCTCTATATCTGCGCAGGCTTCCAGCACGGGAATATTCTTCTAACCCATCAACAGTTGATAGGAACTGTTCTATCTGCTCGGCAATTGGTGTCATAAAAGAGATCGGCAAACGGTCAGGACGTTTGCCCACTTCTTCGATGGCAGAAAGGATTTTCTCTTCCGTCTTCTTACCAAATCCCGCAAGCGCCTGCACCTTTTCAGCTTCACATGCCTCTTTCAGACTTGTTATATCTACTACGTCCAGCTCTTGATAAAGTTTAGCTATTTTCTTTCCGCCTAATCCTGGAAGTTTCAATAACGGAACCAATCCCTCCGGCACTTCCTGCTGTAGCTCCTCTAATACGGAAGATTTGCCTGTTTCCATAATCTCCTGGATAACAGCCGCTGTTCCTTTACCAATTCCACTTATCTTTGTAAAGTCATCAATTTGACTCAGGCTTCTCTCATCATTTTCAAGGGCCAACGCCGCTTTCCTAAAAGCAGAAACCTTAAAGCCATTCTCGCCTTTCAGTTCCATATATATCGCAATCGTCTCCAACCATTTCACGATCTGTTTTTTGTTCATCCTTATCACCTAACCTTATGTAAACTTATCCTATTAGAATCATACAAATAATTAGAGGAAATGTACAATCGAAGTTACTTGGGATAACGGAAAATCGAGTCTGCAGTAATTTTCCAAGAAAAAAATGAAACCTTTCGTCCTTGTATACAGTATAAACTACTAAGAGTTTCCTATTTTTTCGCTTTGTTTAACATCGCTGTTGATTTTCGCACTGGGCTTCGCTTACCCAAAGGGCGATGCTTGAGCCTTCCCTCTCCGTTACGGGGTCTCAAGCTACCGCTACCTCCAGTCGGAGTCTTCGGCCATTGCTACCATCAACAGCTAGAATATCAAATTAGTCATTGGATTATTATTTTATCGTTTGTTTGCATAACTAAAAGGAGGAATGTGTGTATGAGTATTATCGCGAGATTCAGAGATATTATGTCCAGTAACATTAACGCTTTGTTGGATAAAGCGGAGAACCCGGAGAAAATGATTGACCAATATTTACGGAACCTGAACAGTGATTTAGGAAAGGTAAAAGCGGAAACCGCATCCGTCATGGCTCAGGAGCAGCGTTCCAAGAGGGAATGGGATGCATGCAGGGACGATATGGAGAAAATGGAACGATATGCGATCAAAGCGTTGGAAGCTGGTAATGAGGATGATGCAAGAAAGTTCCTCGAGAGAAAAAGAACGCTTGAGACCACTTTCTCCGAACTGGAAGCATCCTATCAACTGGCTAGAAACAACTCCCTTCAGATGAAACAGATGCATGATAAATTGGTTTCTGATATCGGCGAATTGGAAGCGCGCAGAAATATGCTCAAAGCGAAATGGTCTGTCGCCAAAACGCAAGAGAGAATGAATAAAATCGGAGATTCCGCAACACGAGCAGGGGGATCGATTACCGCATTCGGCAGAATGGAAGACAAAGTGAACCGGGCACTCGATGAAGCAAACGCAATGGCAGAGCTAAATACAGGTCCAAAGGATGACATTGAAGACCTTACAGCAAAATACGATCAGCAAAGTGCAAATGTTGATAATGAGCTAGAAGCGTTAAAGGCGAGATTGAAGAATAATAATTAGTCATCGTAAACGAAGCTGTAGCATACTCGCTACAGCTTTGAAATGTATAGATAGAAAATACTTGTACCAAAAAGGAGAGAGGTGATTTCAAATGATCCTTCATTACAAATGCCCAGGCTGCGGAAGCGATATGAGTTTTGATGCCGACTCAGGCAAACTGTCCTGTCAAAGTTGTGGCCTCCGGGAAAATATTGAAGAACATCCGGAACAGTTGATTACAGCAACTTTTACAGAGGATGAAGTAAAGGAATATCAATGTGAGAACTGTGGAGCGGTCCTGATGACGGAAATAGAAACCACCGCAACTAGTTGCAGCTTTTGCGGAGCCGGGGTGGTCATTGCGGATCGATTGTCAGGCAACCTTGCTCCTGCTAAAGTCATCCCCTTTACAATCAGCAAAGAGGCGGCAATCAGCGCATTTCAGAAATGGTGTGGCAAGGGCCTCCTGACACCAAAGGGTTTTATGAGTGCAGATCGAATCAAGAGCATCACGGGAATCTATGTACCTTTTTGGTTGTATGATTTGAATAGCAAGGTCCAAGTACAAGCGGTCGGGACCAAGGTAAGAACCTATAGCCAAGGAGATTACATTTATACCGAGACAAAGTATTATGATGCCTTCCGAGACATCAATCTAGACTATGTCAAAATCCCGGTAGATGCTTCAGAAAAAATGAATGATGAACTGATGGATAAATTGGAGCCATTCCCTTATGATCAGCTAAAGGAATTCAAAACTCCTTATCTAGTAGGGTATGTGGCGGAGAAGTATAACTATGACGACAAAGAACTCCTACCAAGGGCAAAGCATAAAATAAGCGGATATATCGATTCCTACATACATTCCACTCTATCCGGCTATCAATCGATTAACTTCAAGGAAAAAAAGATAGATACGAAAAGTGTAAATAACCATTACGTGTTATTGCCTGTATGGATGATCAGCTATGATTATGCTCAATCAGAGCATACTTTTGCCATGAATGGCCAGACAGGAAAAGTGGTTGGTAAACCTCCGATCAGTATGGGCAAAGTGGCGATGTGGTTCAGTGGTGTTGCCGGCGGTACCCTCCTTGCGATGAAATCAATCGCCTACATGATGGGAGGCGGGTTCTGGTGAGAAGGTACAAAAGCATTTATTCATTTATCATCGCAGTTTTTTTAGTGGTAACATTGGGATTCACCGCACAGGCTGAATCGGTTAACCAGAAACAATTTGTATACGATTATGCCGGGATATTGACGGACCAGGAAGTCACACAACTTGATTCGTTAGCCAATGAGCTTGGTGCTGAATCCGATACTGCTTTTCTCGTTATCACAGCGAATGGAACGGATGGTATGGATATCGAAGAATATGTAGGAGACTTTTATGATGAAAATGCCCCTGGGTATGACCAGCCTTATGGAAACACAGCCATTCTGGCCATCGACTTGGAAGAACGGGATATATATTTGGCAGGATTCAAAAAAGCGGAACTTTATTTGAATGATCAACGGTTGGATCTGATCCTGGAGAGTATAACACCTGCCCTCTCTCAAGGAAACTACTATGAGGCATTTTCAGAGTTTATTTCAAGTTCCCATTCCTATATGGGCATGGAACCAGAAACGAGTGATGATAACCCAGGTTCTTATCCTGATAATAATGACGGGTACCAAAATTATGAGGAAGAGTATTATGCAGGAGGAAACCCCTCAGATAATCTCTTTTTCCAGCTATGGTTCCAGCTTTTGGTTTCATTCATCGTTGGCGGAGCCGTTGTAGGGATCCTTGCTTATAACTCTGGTGGAAGAGTCACTGTAAATTCCGGAACCTATATGAATAGCAACAGCTCCAAAGTACTGCATCGACATGATAGATACCTCAGAAAGACAGTGACAAGAGTCAAGAAGCCGACCAATAACAACAACAATAGCGGCGGGTTCACAGGCGGTGGCGGCATCACAGGTGGCGGTCATTCCCACAGCGGCAGCAGAGGGAAATTTTAATATGCTGGTTGGCTGAATTGTGTGATGACAGATTCACTAACTGTTGATTGTTTCACAGGGCGAAGTCTCCGGCGGGAAGTAGCGGTAGTTTGAGAGCCCTGAAGCGTTGTGAGGAGGCTCAAGCACCGCCCCTCTGGATAAGCGAAACCCAGTGCGGAAACCAACAGCGGCAGACGAGAGAAATTTTATAAAGTAAGGAGAAGAATTAACATGTCATTTTTCAGAAACCAATTTGCCAATGTCATTGAATGGCAAGAATTCAGAGAAGATATGATCTTCTATAAATGGAACAACAAAGAAATCAAAAAAGGAAGCAAGCTGATTATTCGCCCCGGCCAAGATGCCATCTTCTTCAACAACGGGAAAATAGAAGGAGTATTCCGTGATGAAGGCACCTATGATGTGGAGTCGCAGATCATCCCATTTTTATCCACATTGAAGGGATTTCGTTTTGGCTTCAACAGTGGTATGCGCGTGGAGGTCCTTTTCGTCAACACGAAAGAATTCACCGTAAAATGGGGCACCAAAAATGCCATCAACATTCCGGCACCGGGTCTACCTGGGGGAATGCCTATCCGAGCAAATGGAACATTCCAATTCAAGGTTGATGATTATATCGCGTTGATCGATAAAATAGCCGGGGTCAGGGAGCGCTATCTTGTAGAGGATGTCAGAATCCGGATCACTTCTGTTCTCGATCAGTTATTGATGAAGTGGATTACTCGGGAAGGCAAGGATATGTTCAATCTTCAGTCCAATTCTTTTGAAATATCCAAAGGCATCAAAGAAGACTTGGATATGCAAATCATTGATAACGGTCTTACCATTACAGGTTTTCAAGTGATGAGCTTCAATTATCCAAAAGAGATCCAGGATATGATCTCCAAAACAGCCTCACACGGTATGGTCGGTGATGTGGATAAATACCAGCGACTATCCATGGTCGATGGCATGTCATCCGGAAAGATGGGTGGTAGTGGAGCTGCCTCTGATATGGCAGGCATGATGATGGGCATGAACATGGCAAATCAAATGATGAATCAGATGAATCAACAAAACCAAAACAATACTGGGCAAAATCAGCCTCAGCCTCCTGCACAACCGGTGACTCCACCAGCTTCTGAAGGGCAGCCTGCAGTATCTGAAGCCAAACCAAATTTCTGTCCTAACTGTGGCACCAAAACAGCTGGCGGCAACTTTTGTGCTAACTGTGGGCATAAACTAGTTTAGATATTACCTAAACAACATAAAAAGCAGCAGTTCATATGTGAACCGCTGCTTCAGCTTGTAGAAAAAGTAAATTTATTTTCAAGATGTGCAATTCCCATGTTGATCGTAGTGGAAGGCGCGCAGACTCCTGCGGGAGGAAGGGACAGGGGAGACCCCGCAGGGCGCAGCCTGAGGAGGCTCCCGGACCGCCCGCGGAAAGCGAAGCGCCTGTAACGGAGAGCAACAGTCATATGCAAATATATAGATAATTAAGGTTTGTCAACAGACTAAAAGCAGAAGTTCAT is part of the Sutcliffiella sp. FSL R7-0096 genome and harbors:
- the polX gene encoding DNA polymerase/3'-5' exonuclease PolX; this translates as MNKKQIVKWLETIAIYMELKGENGFKVSAFRKAALALENDERSLSQIDDFTKISGIGKGTAAVIQEIMETGKSSVLEELQQEVPEGLVPLLKLPGLGGKKIAKLYQELDVVDITSLKEACEAEKVQALAGFGKKTEEKILSAIEEVGKRPDRLPISFMTPIAEQIEQFLSTVDGLEEYSRAGSLRRYRETIKDLDFIISTTNPEKVREQLVKMDRVIEIIANGDTKVSIILKYDYDVSVDFRMVEPLSFPTTLHHFTGSKDHNVRMRQLAKERGEKISEYGVEDVETGEIKHFGSEEEFFKHFNLPFIPPEIREDGTEVDYALENGEVPLVSLNDIRGDLHMHSTWSDGAHTIEEMIEANRAKGYKYMAITDHSQYLKVANGLTPDRLRQQKAEIRKLNEKYDDITILSGVEMDILPDGSLDYDDELMAEMDIVIASIHSSFSQKREVIMERLKTALENYHVDIIAHPTGRLIGRREGYDVDVEMLIQLAKETNTALELNANPNRLDLASHYVRLAQDAGVKLVINTDAHSIDMLDHMEIGVATARKGWIKKENVINTWSPEELKKYLTRHHT
- a CDS encoding TFIIB-type zinc ribbon-containing protein encodes the protein MILHYKCPGCGSDMSFDADSGKLSCQSCGLRENIEEHPEQLITATFTEDEVKEYQCENCGAVLMTEIETTATSCSFCGAGVVIADRLSGNLAPAKVIPFTISKEAAISAFQKWCGKGLLTPKGFMSADRIKSITGIYVPFWLYDLNSKVQVQAVGTKVRTYSQGDYIYTETKYYDAFRDINLDYVKIPVDASEKMNDELMDKLEPFPYDQLKEFKTPYLVGYVAEKYNYDDKELLPRAKHKISGYIDSYIHSTLSGYQSINFKEKKIDTKSVNNHYVLLPVWMISYDYAQSEHTFAMNGQTGKVVGKPPISMGKVAMWFSGVAGGTLLAMKSIAYMMGGGFW
- a CDS encoding PspA/IM30 family protein — its product is MSIIARFRDIMSSNINALLDKAENPEKMIDQYLRNLNSDLGKVKAETASVMAQEQRSKREWDACRDDMEKMERYAIKALEAGNEDDARKFLERKRTLETTFSELEASYQLARNNSLQMKQMHDKLVSDIGELEARRNMLKAKWSVAKTQERMNKIGDSATRAGGSITAFGRMEDKVNRALDEANAMAELNTGPKDDIEDLTAKYDQQSANVDNELEALKARLKNNN
- a CDS encoding TPM domain-containing protein, which encodes MRRYKSIYSFIIAVFLVVTLGFTAQAESVNQKQFVYDYAGILTDQEVTQLDSLANELGAESDTAFLVITANGTDGMDIEEYVGDFYDENAPGYDQPYGNTAILAIDLEERDIYLAGFKKAELYLNDQRLDLILESITPALSQGNYYEAFSEFISSSHSYMGMEPETSDDNPGSYPDNNDGYQNYEEEYYAGGNPSDNLFFQLWFQLLVSFIVGGAVVGILAYNSGGRVTVNSGTYMNSNSSKVLHRHDRYLRKTVTRVKKPTNNNNNSGGFTGGGGITGGGHSHSGSRGKF
- a CDS encoding SPFH domain-containing protein; its protein translation is MSFFRNQFANVIEWQEFREDMIFYKWNNKEIKKGSKLIIRPGQDAIFFNNGKIEGVFRDEGTYDVESQIIPFLSTLKGFRFGFNSGMRVEVLFVNTKEFTVKWGTKNAINIPAPGLPGGMPIRANGTFQFKVDDYIALIDKIAGVRERYLVEDVRIRITSVLDQLLMKWITREGKDMFNLQSNSFEISKGIKEDLDMQIIDNGLTITGFQVMSFNYPKEIQDMISKTASHGMVGDVDKYQRLSMVDGMSSGKMGGSGAASDMAGMMMGMNMANQMMNQMNQQNQNNTGQNQPQPPAQPVTPPASEGQPAVSEAKPNFCPNCGTKTAGGNFCANCGHKLV